Proteins found in one Zea mays cultivar B73 chromosome 1, Zm-B73-REFERENCE-NAM-5.0, whole genome shotgun sequence genomic segment:
- the LOC103644857 gene encoding triosephosphate isomerase, cytosolic gives MDQMDVCFTEKIKDWSNVVVAYEPVWAIGTGKVATPAQAQEVHASLRDWLKTNVSPEVAESTRIIYGGSVTTANYKELAAQPDVDGFLVGGASLKTT, from the exons ATGGATCAAATGGATGTTTGTTTTACAGAGAAGATCAAGGACTGGAGCAACGTAGTTGTTGCCTATGAACCAGTTTGGGCTATTGGAACTGGTAAAGTTGCCACCCCAGCTCAGGCTCAGGAA GTGCACGCCTCCCTGAGGGATTGGCTAAAGACCAACGTCAGCCCTGAGGTTGCTGAATCTACTAGGATCATCTACGGAG GCTCTGTAACTACCGCGAACTACAAAGAGCTAGCAGCACAGCCTGATGTCGATGGTTTTCTTGTCGGTGGAGCTTCTTTGAAG ACTACTTAA